The Sphingopyxis fribergensis genome contains a region encoding:
- a CDS encoding endonuclease/exonuclease/phosphatase family protein: MKLARTFGTLLAGGGCFAAWLSLGGGFVRALDVLASFLPLFGGAVLLGLLFARRSLRSTAVVALLGLTPVAIGVMPELTREIPAAQEGATPVRLLTHNVWTRNADPAETAQAIIDAKPDVVMLQEVDGDFRPMLAALNQHFAYATKCPANCDLAIFSRWPIADSDYFLKDAKGQKFGPAMLWARIVGPGGQPFTVVTLHYPRPTSRDQAVRRRDVARALTRIERGPLIVAGDMNLTPWAAAMREQDRALAPLTRMTRALPSWPRAFPVLPIDQLYAGPDWGLVSARRLPATGSDHVPILVTLAHR, translated from the coding sequence GTGAAGCTGGCCCGCACCTTCGGGACCCTGCTGGCCGGCGGGGGCTGCTTTGCTGCCTGGCTGTCGCTCGGTGGCGGGTTCGTTCGGGCGCTCGACGTGCTCGCCTCGTTCCTGCCGCTGTTTGGGGGCGCGGTCTTGCTGGGGCTGCTGTTCGCGCGGCGAAGCTTGCGCTCGACCGCCGTCGTGGCCTTGCTTGGCCTGACGCCCGTTGCCATCGGCGTGATGCCGGAACTGACGCGCGAAATTCCGGCCGCGCAAGAAGGCGCGACGCCGGTTCGCCTGCTCACTCACAATGTCTGGACCCGCAACGCCGATCCCGCCGAAACCGCGCAGGCGATCATCGATGCCAAGCCCGACGTCGTCATGCTTCAGGAGGTGGACGGCGACTTCCGTCCGATGCTCGCGGCGCTGAACCAGCATTTTGCCTATGCGACAAAATGCCCGGCGAACTGTGACCTCGCGATCTTCTCGCGCTGGCCGATCGCCGACAGCGATTATTTCCTGAAGGACGCGAAGGGGCAAAAATTCGGCCCCGCGATGCTATGGGCGCGGATCGTCGGCCCCGGGGGGCAACCCTTTACCGTGGTCACGCTCCACTATCCGCGGCCCACCTCGCGCGATCAGGCGGTGCGCAGACGCGATGTGGCGCGTGCGCTGACGCGGATCGAACGCGGCCCCTTGATCGTTGCAGGCGACATGAACCTCACCCCCTGGGCCGCGGCGATGCGTGAGCAAGACCGCGCGCTCGCCCCGCTCACCCGCATGACGCGCGCGCTGCCCAGCTGGCCGCGCGCCTTTCCCGTGCTGCCGATCGACCAGCTTTATGCCGGGCCAGATTGGGGTCTGGTGTCGGCACGCCGGTTGCCTGCGACCGGGTCGGATCATGTCCCGATCCTCGTGACGCTGGCTCACCGATGA